One Rossellomorea aquimaris DNA window includes the following coding sequences:
- a CDS encoding TetR/AcrR family transcriptional regulator, whose protein sequence is MDSEFPKKPGRPKIKIENNLTREKILKTSAHLFLTYGYEGVSMEQVAEACSVTKASVYYYFKNKANLFAVAVSSMFQRITIQTEKLLHSSNGLKHKLYEVTLDHLMRPHIDFETLLKEAAFSLTENHIQEIRGAEREVHKALEDIFKQAMEKGEIVVTNPLLLAHAFSTVAMIRNKKDLIEELGGPKKTAQALVDLFWKGIGPK, encoded by the coding sequence ATGGATAGCGAGTTTCCTAAAAAACCAGGAAGACCAAAAATAAAAATTGAGAACAATCTAACGAGAGAGAAAATCTTAAAGACATCTGCCCATCTGTTTTTAACATATGGATATGAGGGTGTTTCCATGGAGCAAGTGGCTGAGGCGTGTAGTGTGACCAAAGCCAGCGTTTACTATTATTTTAAAAACAAAGCAAACTTATTCGCAGTCGCTGTGTCAAGTATGTTCCAACGAATCACAATACAAACAGAGAAACTTTTACATAGTTCTAATGGCTTGAAGCACAAATTATATGAAGTCACACTGGATCATTTAATGAGACCCCACATTGATTTTGAAACGTTATTAAAAGAAGCTGCTTTCTCACTAACAGAGAATCATATTCAGGAAATTCGAGGTGCCGAGAGGGAAGTTCATAAAGCGCTCGAAGATATATTCAAGCAAGCTATGGAAAAAGGTGAAATAGTGGTAACAAACCCATTATTGCTTGCACATGCATTTTCTACGGTGGCAATGATTCGAAATAAAAAAGATCTAATAGAGGAACTAGGTGGTCCCAAAAAAACAGCACAAGCTTTGGTTGATCTTTTTTGGAAAGGTATTGGTCCAAAATAA